A region from the Toxotes jaculatrix isolate fToxJac2 chromosome 2, fToxJac2.pri, whole genome shotgun sequence genome encodes:
- the si:dkey-205h13.2 gene encoding cell migration-inducing and hyaluronan-binding protein, which yields MEAETVSGIKSENTRNTFHTFGASEGLLCLNSEQTRTQCEDYKVMFTCTGQFCSECRTRWFDHDDPTGNGDYEVLSDLLSIYPREICPRPIAIEVQTISGEPSSNTSDTFLNYDVTFGFACINEKQKSKQCEDYQVVLTCPSDFCQGCRTRWFDLDNPTGKGDYETLLQLQMLYPSQVCTQPVAIEAMTLSGVPAHKTGDVFQVYDATHGFACVNDEQPGGKRCQDYKVRFTCPLTFCTA from the exons ATGGAGGCTGAGACCGTTTCTGGGATCAAGTCGGAGAACACCAGGAACACCTTCCACAC gtttGGTGCATCAGAGGGCCTTTTATGCCTCAACTCAGAACAGACACGGACACAGTGTGAAGATTACAAGGTCATGTTCACATGCACTGGACAGTTCTGCTCAG AGTGCAGGACTCGCTGGTTTGATCATGATGACCCAACAGGGAACGGAGACTATGAGGTCCTTAGTGACCTCCTCAGCATTTACCCCAGAGAAATCTGCCCCCGGCCAATAGCCATCGAGGTCCAGACCATCTCCGGGGAGCCTTCCTCCAACACGTCTGATACTTTTTTAAA CTATGATGTTACTTTTGGGTTTGCATGCATcaatgaaaaacagaagagtaaGCAATGTGAGGATTATCAAGTGGTACTGACCTGTCCCTCAGACTTCTGTCAGG GTTGCAGGACACGCTGGTTCGACCTGGACAATCCCACAGGGAAAGGAGACTATGAGACCCTCCTCCAGCTACAGATGCTATATCCCAGTCAGGTCTGCACCCAGCCCGTTGCCATCGAAGCCATGACACTGTCTGGTGTCCCTGCGCACAAGACGGGTGACGTCTTTCAAGT ATATGACGCTACTCATGGCTTTGCCTGTGTGAATGACGAGCAGCCAGGTGGAAAACGCTGTCAAGACTACAAGGTCCGATTCACCTGCCCACTGACTTTCTGCACAGCATGA